From a region of the Synechococcus sp. PCC 7335 genome:
- a CDS encoding M12 family metallopeptidase has translation MRITPIVLRNLFLAILSFTLALALALRAQTEELANPVDLNTAEVASVFVADDGGLVYLKQQGDIVYWFAEHPGRSYAHVFRGRRDGTHIRGRFISVPKYTSTATGSVTMRIGTGGMLHLDGSQNNLPFTQLEPKSMTEIKDRLPLQTDSGFRAQSSNDTDGSYEDARGRRYYLRTVDDKVIFYVESAFQSGKRPVASYVYWGTRVTASPNFVTGPLVPMPKGQRRAAGNFSMGFNNTPAISGRSDFQHLESVLALPLGQNIPVRLIGENTATTRMVSKRENTLTVEGDIAVAELPTNPQALANVSYALAVADGGRLWPNGEVPYELELNSLVVGLDDSEIELRDRRGTVRTLADAKILTRRRLQSAIDYVNTQTPFRWRPRRAGDNNYVKFQGFEAPCEYLDDEKEQPITCGTSWVGMKGGQQLISFTIPSANAPNLLGKGTFVHEMGHAMGLGHEQNRIDRDNHVRVNWNAIYPHAKGNFEKRTQHHIELGAYDIESIMHYGSRSFSRNGQPTLVPIVEGQRIGPLSDEFSDGDLAALNAMLPTVEEVDAQSRRGHGGGIALTNLDNDAQPEIVLMTYDDAEGENEFKLRICEFSSFYSRATCESSIKLGGLGHRGEGAGIAFGNLDGFQGDDMLVAAYDTGNQVKYRICLNFAEERLGRCFSGRTAIGGQSLGNSIDGLGVAIGDIVPGDEDEVIIGIYDDPEGQNAIKYIVGRNMTNLGDFTWGGPFQEDGLSHRADGFGVALFNTDSNPRPELMFGILDDAQGSDLFKTVTLHNITTNGVSSGSRLDQRFHAHSSSSDGAGIAAWDFNADGGPDLVLMSVDDPDNDDSRNNRYKLRVVFSGAQ, from the coding sequence ATGCGGATCACACCTATAGTCTTACGGAATCTGTTCCTAGCTATTCTGAGTTTTACACTCGCTTTAGCACTCGCCCTACGTGCTCAGACTGAGGAACTCGCTAACCCTGTTGACCTTAATACAGCAGAGGTTGCGTCCGTTTTCGTCGCTGACGATGGTGGCCTTGTTTACCTCAAACAGCAGGGAGATATCGTGTACTGGTTTGCAGAACACCCTGGACGCAGTTACGCCCACGTGTTCCGTGGTCGCCGTGACGGCACACACATCCGTGGTCGCTTCATTTCAGTTCCCAAATACACGTCAACCGCTACGGGCAGTGTGACGATGCGCATAGGTACTGGCGGTATGCTTCACCTCGACGGTTCCCAAAATAATCTACCCTTTACGCAGCTCGAACCAAAGAGCATGACAGAGATTAAGGATCGCCTTCCACTACAAACGGATAGCGGATTTCGCGCTCAGTCTAGCAACGATACCGACGGCAGCTATGAAGATGCAAGAGGCCGTCGCTACTACCTGCGTACTGTAGATGACAAAGTTATCTTCTATGTAGAATCTGCTTTTCAAAGTGGCAAACGGCCAGTTGCCTCTTATGTTTACTGGGGTACCCGCGTTACGGCATCTCCCAACTTCGTTACAGGGCCTTTAGTGCCCATGCCTAAGGGACAGCGTCGTGCGGCTGGTAACTTCAGTATGGGCTTCAACAATACACCTGCGATCTCGGGTCGGAGCGATTTTCAGCATCTTGAGAGTGTCTTAGCCCTGCCACTCGGACAGAACATACCAGTTCGCCTAATTGGTGAAAACACCGCAACTACTCGCATGGTCAGTAAACGGGAGAATACGCTGACCGTCGAGGGAGACATTGCCGTAGCAGAGCTGCCGACCAATCCCCAGGCTCTAGCCAATGTTTCCTATGCACTTGCAGTCGCAGATGGAGGGCGACTCTGGCCAAATGGTGAGGTGCCTTACGAGCTTGAACTCAACTCACTCGTGGTTGGGCTAGATGACAGTGAGATTGAACTTCGAGACCGCCGTGGAACGGTTCGTACGCTGGCGGATGCGAAAATACTGACCCGACGGCGTCTTCAGAGTGCTATTGACTATGTAAACACTCAGACTCCCTTTAGGTGGCGGCCACGCCGAGCAGGCGACAATAACTATGTCAAATTTCAGGGATTTGAAGCACCCTGCGAATATCTAGACGACGAGAAAGAGCAACCCATTACCTGTGGCACCTCATGGGTAGGTATGAAGGGCGGACAGCAGCTCATCAGCTTCACAATTCCAAGTGCTAACGCACCGAACCTTTTAGGTAAGGGAACCTTTGTTCATGAGATGGGCCATGCGATGGGCCTTGGTCATGAGCAGAATCGCATCGACCGAGACAATCATGTGCGTGTCAATTGGAATGCCATATATCCGCACGCTAAAGGAAATTTTGAGAAGCGCACACAGCACCACATTGAGCTGGGTGCTTACGATATCGAATCTATCATGCACTATGGTTCGCGCAGCTTCAGTCGCAATGGCCAACCCACTCTCGTACCCATCGTCGAGGGACAGCGGATAGGACCGCTCTCAGACGAATTTTCCGATGGCGATCTTGCTGCCCTGAATGCCATGCTCCCAACTGTGGAAGAGGTTGATGCTCAGTCTCGTCGTGGTCACGGCGGTGGCATTGCACTAACCAATCTCGACAACGACGCTCAGCCCGAAATAGTCCTGATGACTTATGACGATGCTGAAGGAGAGAATGAGTTCAAACTCCGCATTTGCGAATTCAGTAGCTTTTACAGTCGTGCAACCTGCGAGTCCTCAATCAAGCTTGGTGGTCTCGGGCACCGCGGTGAAGGTGCGGGTATTGCCTTTGGTAACCTGGATGGATTTCAGGGTGATGACATGCTAGTTGCTGCCTACGACACAGGTAATCAGGTGAAGTACCGTATCTGCCTTAACTTTGCTGAGGAACGACTTGGCAGATGCTTTTCCGGTAGAACAGCAATCGGGGGACAATCGCTCGGCAACAGTATTGACGGTTTAGGTGTTGCGATCGGGGATATCGTTCCTGGTGACGAAGATGAAGTGATAATTGGTATTTACGATGATCCTGAAGGACAGAACGCTATTAAGTACATTGTCGGTCGCAACATGACTAACTTGGGCGATTTTACTTGGGGCGGACCGTTTCAGGAAGACGGACTCAGCCATCGTGCTGACGGATTTGGCGTTGCTCTATTTAACACCGATAGCAATCCTCGACCTGAGCTGATGTTTGGCATCCTAGACGACGCACAAGGGTCTGACTTGTTTAAGACGGTGACGCTTCACAACATCACGACAAACGGCGTATCAAGCGGTAGTCGGC